From Arachis hypogaea cultivar Tifrunner chromosome 3, arahy.Tifrunner.gnm2.J5K5, whole genome shotgun sequence:
caacttttcccccttttctggcgtttgaacaccagagctaggcagggaatgggcgtttaacgccagctttccccctttttctggcgtttgaacgccaaaagtgttcctctctgggctcttactgtcctcagagggattttgaacagtggtttggttatcctctgtcaattgttccttatttggctttttgctcttttgagcagtgttattcagtgtcttcccactcctcagttgaactgcttgacattcctctgttatctgtttagatatttgttgttttgcttgattcaactgcagttctatgttcttgttagcaactttagtttcatggagcatctctttaaattctgctaattgttctgtcatcaggagcaattgttgattaagctcaatcatctgttcttgaggattaggatcagtgactactgtcatgacttcctcttttggagagaactcattgctagagtacaaatattggtttctagcaacagtgtctataagctcttgagcctcttcaattgtcttcctcatgtgtatagatccaccagctgagtggtctaaagacatctgagctttttctgtaagcccatagtagaagatgtctaactgtacccactctgaaaacatttcagaggggcattttcttagcatacctctatacctctcccaggcattgtaaagggattcattatcctcttgtttaaagccttggatgtccagccttagctgtgtcatcctctttggagggtaaaagtgattcaggaatttgtctgataactgtttccatgtctttatgcttgctgtaggttggttattcaaccacctttttgcttgatcttttacagcaaatggaaacagtaatagtctgtagacatcctgatccacctctttatcatgtactgtgtcagcaatttgtaagaactgtgccagaaactcagtaggctcttcttgtggaagaccggaatactggcaattttgctgcactatgataatgagttgaggatttagctcaaagctgcttgctttgatgggaggtgtacagatgctactctcatatgcagctgtaatggggttagcatatgaccccagagtccttttggactgatcaatcccacttaagtccataatggataaagggaaatgatatggattgcaaatagataaatttttttttttgaattaaccgaaaaaataaaataaaataaaacaaaaggaaattaaaataaaaaattcgaaaatcaaaaagaaaataagatcaaagcaaattgagaactgaatcaattagttaattaaaaagattttgagattagcaattagagagatatgattgaaaaatttttatgaaaaagatttgatttttgaaaagaggaaagagaaaaacaacaaaatgacaccaaacttaaaatttttagaaaatcaaacactaattttcgaaaatttttaagggaaaaacataaagaggacaccaaacttagaatttttaaagatcaaaaagagactaaggacatgcaaattcgaaaaaaaactaaaagaaaacaaaagcatgcaattgacaccaaacttaaaatatgaactagactcaactaaaagactctaaaccaacaaaaataaacagtcctaatctaagcaacaagataagccgtcagttgtccaaactcgaacaatccccggcaacggcgccaaaaacttggtgcacgaaattgcaatcacacttttgcaaccccgcacaactaaccagcaagtgtactgggtcgtccaagtaataccttacgtgagtaagggtcgatcccacggagattgtcggcttgaagcaagctatggttatcttgtaaatcttagtcaggatatcagaaattatcaggattgattgtgaaaagtaaaagaacatgaaataagtacttgttttgtagtgatagagaataggttgaggttttggagatgctccatcttctgaatctctgctttcctactgtcttcttcttcaaacacgcaaggctccttccatggcaagctgtatgcaagggtttcaccgttgtcagtggctacctcccatcctctcagtggaaatgttcaacgcaccctgtcacggcacggctatccatctgtcggttctcaatcaggccggaatagaatccagtgattcttttgcgtctgtcactaacgccccgccttcaggagtttgaagctcatcacagtcattcaatcattgaatcctactcagaataccacagacaaggtttagaccttccggattatcttgaatgccgccatcagttctagcttataccacgaagattctgattaaagaatccaagagatatctacttaatctaaggtagaacggaggtggttgtcaggcacacgttcatagttgagaatgatgatgattgtcacggatcatcacattcatccggtttaagaacaagtaatatcttagaatggaagcaagcatgattgaataagaaacagtagtaattgcattaatccatcaagacacagcagagctcctcacccccaaccatggggtttagagactcatgccgtggaaagtacacaaagaaacgtgtaaagtgtcatgatctctagatacaatgtcaaaagatcctattaatagtaaactagtaacctagggtatacagaattgagtaaatgacgtaaaaatccacttctgggtccacctagtgtgtgcttgggctgagcattgaagctttcatgtgtagagactttttctggagttaaacgccagcttttatgccagtttgggcgtttaactccaagttttatgccagttccagcgttaaacgctggaaattctgaggctgatttgccccgccggtttgggccatcaaatcttgggcaaagtatggactattatacattgctagaaagcccaggatgtctactttccaacgccgttgagagcgcgccaattaggcttctgtagcttcagaaaatccacttcgagtgcagggaggtcagaatccaacagcatctacagtccttttcagtctctgaatcagatttttgctcagaaccctcaatttcagccagaaaatacctgaaatcacagaaaaacacacaaactcatagtaaagtccagaaaagtgaattttagctaaaaactaataaaaatatactaaaaactaactaaatcatactaaaaacatactaaaaataatgccaaaaagcgtacaaattatccgctcatcagagctaCGGACACTCATTGGTATagtgactgtaatctgcacagattccgcatactctttgtggaactaactactggctgtgctgtggtggagaaggctgaacttgctgaggttgttgttgattcagttgcatctgcttcagtaagttagtcatttcacataagctctgagctatAGTAGCATTCTCTTTACTAGTGGATACCTCCGCAATAGCTTTTGACCGACTTTGTCGCTGTCTATGACTCCTAGTAGAGTCAGCTAAGtctctgatcaattgccatgcttcggctgtagtcttgtactttttcatagaaccattgcaagcaccttccagtgtggtcctatcttgagatttcaaaccctatgtaaagtaaccgagcaaaactatcttgtcaatcatatgatggggacATGCGTCTCAAAGAGTATTGAAGtgttccaagtattcatagagggtctcagattcatcttgaacgatcatagacatgtccttcctcagtttatcggtaacttcagctggaaagaatttatccagaaactctCTCCTAAGTGCATCCCAGTTGGAAACAATTGCTCCggattgagtgtagtaccactctcttgcctttccctccagagaaaacgggaaggcttttaatagaatagagatttcattagtgccatcacgcttaacagtagaacaagcggtctggaaatccctaagatgcttgataggctcttgagcaggtaagccatgaaatttgggcatcaagttgagtagtgaagactttatttcaaaatctacagctactgctgggtggtgcgcctggaatggttggagcgtaaaatcaagggctccttcctcctggacaGTGACTCTTCTGggcgctgccatgtcacctgcacgtaaatgaacTGGATTAGTAGAGAGggggcttgtttcttccttagatgacggttcaggttcgtcctcaaagaggagtcggctacgccgagcttgccttatatgtgaaagagttctttcaatctcaaggtcaaatgctggcaagcttggatcaggaagtgaacgcgtcatttaacgaaagaaacgtacagttcatagtgacaaaaataaaataaaatgcaaataaataaattctaattaataactttagcactctattgcaactccccggcaacggcgccaaaaattgatacggcagaaattggtgaattaaaaattattaaaatatatacgttgcaagtatagttcttaactcaccagaaatccacttatcaatttagaaaggtgtcacagaaatttaaatttaaaatactgggagtatgaatcccaggtcgtctcccaacgagttgcagaaaagtgtgctattttattaattagatattttcaaaaaggtttgagttgagtaaacagggaattaaattggagaatttgaataatgtaaataaaagccttgactgggagttgattagttggaagccccatTAATGTTGGGgaactctctagattaattgataattaaaggttatcatgtttagttatctcttactaggtaagggaaagtcaaataagttggaatgctatgtccgttcacaagttgtaacccacttaattaaaagggattggtgttagtgactagagggcaatccaacactaaacccaattacaatctttcttttaagccttccaactcaagggttcctttcaatcaactccccatcaagttagggaactactcgctcattgagaatgtaaaattcatagcatgtgaaaaggaattaaaggaagacattgtaaataaaaactaaaataatcaattaaaaatggaagtaatccttgtattaaataatcctaaaaatattccaatggtaaaattgataaagcaaaggacatggaagagtaaagccaagtaaagaaaatgaactagaatgacgaagtcttgatgaggtaataactattctcaatatcccaatgcaaaaagtggtagaaaaataaaatcctaagaactataaatatctagagagaaaaacctagaggaggattaaaaactagatctaaaactaaaaactgtgtagaatgaattgttATCCCCGGtttttgcatgttctctggctctagtctgctgttctgggccaaaacctgggtcaaaatagggcccggaattgcccccagcaaattctgtagattatgcagatcgcacacgtcacgcgatcgcgtcatccatgcggacgcgtcattcgcgtttttccttgccacgcgttcgcgtcgtccacgcctccgcgttacttgtgcttttccattccgcgcggtcgcgtgagccatgcggccgcgtcactgcaatttctcctctttcgcgcgaacgcgtgagccatgcggctacatcacttctcgctggttgtctcctcaatttcttgtgttccttccatttttttgctagcttcctttccactctccaactcatccatgccctataaagcctgaaacacttaacacacagattacggcatcgaatgggataaaggaaaactaaaatgcataattagaaagtctctaggaagcagttttcaaccatgtaataatttcaggaagaaaatataaatgcatgctaaattaatgaataagtgggtaaggatcgtGATAAAATCacgcaattaaacacaatataaacaataaaatagtggtttatcagtttcCTCTTGTCTGGGCGCTTAACTTTGGAAAAGCCAAGTTAGGCACCACCTATGCAATGTACACTCAAAGTAAATCCTTCTTCTGGTGCCTAACTTGGGAATAGCCAAGTTAGGGGCTAGGGCTAGTATGACCAAGTTTTGGAGAAGAAGTGTGTACTATTAAACATCGTTAGAAagttctgaaagttagctttccaatgccactaaaagcacgtcaattggatctctgtagctcaaattATTCCTGTTGGAGTGTAGAGAGgccagggttgacagcatcattcactttcttctcttcttctacaaaaactctatcaaatccatccgaatgctacctaaaataaacagaaatgcacacgactcaaagtagcatttataatgtttaaaagatatttaaatcttgattaaacttaacaatacaaatacaaattcactagaaaaagatagaaaagatgctcacgcatcataacTATAGACTAAAAATATTGTAGTGCATATTTGCATTCAACCTTCCTTTATTGCATGATCAATTGTGATGCCCTTCCTTAAAATATAGTTCGAGCCTAAACGCTcgatttatattttgaaattttaaaaagctTTTTTCTAACTTTAAATTTAGCTGCAAAATATTTTAGAGTTACTATAACAATAATAACTATTTTTACTTCAAACTATTCTTTAAATCAATTAAATATATAGATCAAACAATGTTATTGTGTCAGGTCATATTTATATTGAGATCGTttacacataaattttttttatcatctcaTGTAGAGTCATTTTagatttttctctattttttatcatttgtttatcttttatctGATCCATCATTTTAATCGATATTGTACTTATCTTCTTCCCACATACCCAAACTACGTAAGACAAAattctctcatttttttaataatggaCGTTACTCCAACTTTCTCTTTTATATTCTCCACTCTTTATTTTGTCAATACGTGTTTAGCTAATCATCTATCTTAGCTAAGCATCCACATCTCTATCACATTATATTTATGCTTATGCTAATTTTTTATTACTCAACACTTTGCTCCATATAAAATAGTTGGTTTAATGGTGGTACAATAAAATTtactctcaaattttaaaattattttttatcatatataaaaCAAAGCACTAGGATTGTACATGGTTAAGATTAACCAAAAAACCAAATCGGATTTTAATTAACTAGAAATTTGGTGTAGTTAGCAAATCAAATtggttttaaatgaaaaaaaaaactaattataaaaataataaaccaaTTTTAAACTGATTCTAAatataaaaacaattaaaaaaatcgaTTTCAATGAAAAACGTATTTTCATTTGAAAAtcgattttataaaaaaatcaatatttaatttataaatcgaTTTTTAAACTTCTAAAAAATCTAGTCTTTTTTCCATattataaaatcaatttaaatctataaaacaattatatttaaaaaactaattttaaaactcCAAAAAATAAAACTGTTTTTGGTTTGCCTAACCGATTTACATATCAATTTTTACTAATTTGGTCAATCGTTTTTTTAAATTGGTTATCATTTATAAACCATTTTAAAAAAACCAGTTATTTATaatttggttaaaattttttaatcagtTAACGAATTTACGTTTTTTCAAAAACACTTTTAGGGGTGTGTATGACCCGACCCGGTTCGAAAATCTGGTCCGACCTCGATTATTTTagaggctaatttggtgtgattttaccgGGTTTAGGACCGAATCAAAAAATTGATCTGTCATTATTTCAGGTCGGGGTCCGggtcatagctcgggtcacccgaactcgtcccggtcatcatacacaattaatattttgcgttattagtgatggatgatggctattcttatgtgaaatttaagtattgtaaaccttaatattttgcgTTATTAGTCGTTATAAGACTATAGGTTGATGTTTCATGTTTAAAAtgtataagactttagactaatgcataatattgtgttatttgtattaatttaaatatttggtgttattaaacaatattagtattgattgtggttatgctttaattttagagaagggttggttcttgttatattttttcgaatgaattttaccatgtgaaataatggttggagtcttagaaatttagatatttttacatgctagtttACAAAAaagtaatgttaacggcccggttttcacccgatttttaTCCGGTATAATTGTGACCCAAAAATGTGTAGGTTTTCGAGTCTAACAAATAAGCCTGGTATATATTTTAGGTCGGGTCTGAGTCACATCAAACCCGATTTCACCCGACCCATGAATACCCCTAAACACCTTTACTAATTACTACGTACTCTATTCTTTGGCCAGTTTACTTGAATTCTCTATTATCTTGTGGAAGATACTTAAATCTCTTAACTTGTGGTAGTCTCTAATTTTCACTTTATATTAGTGCTTCTCCTTCTGGTATCCAACTTATATTCCATATATTTTGTCTTACAATGGCTTATGTGAAACATGCAAAACAATTCTAAATCCAAGGTCAACCGTTATTTGCAACAAAATAACTTGAAATTCCACAAGATTCACACCTAATTTGAGCCTTCAGTTTATCCTTTGCATCAATTCTAGACAAATCAAATTCAGCCTCATAGTATTCTTCAATCAAATTCATTTCTAATCGCAAATGTTGTTTCGATCTCACTGCTAAGCGCCAGCATTGTCACCTGTCTTGATACTAGCACCAAATTGAACCAGTACAAAACAGAGATCAGAGATTTTGTGTTGAAAGATACATTAAAATTTGGATTTGAGGATGAGGAaacggagaagaagaaaaagttgtATGGAGTGTAAATTTGTGTGTGTAAAAATAAGAACGGACTTGAATTGCATGTGTGATGGAAAGAAAGAAGAGATTTTTGCTTTGCACAGGACGGGAGTATTGGATAGAAAGGTAAGTTGTTTTATGCGGAATATGAACTTAAAACTACTTTTTTAGTTGTGATGTTGAAATAACAATTCCCTTGTACAAAATGTGTAGAAGCACATACATATATAGTCTCGTATGACTCAAATATTTGCCAATTTGGACAAAGAAGCTGTGACACAgtttcaaagtttaattttgaatATACAGATAATGGATCACAAATGACAAATATATATGTCCAATCCACTTCAACAAGATTACAAGACCAGTACATGCAACAGCAACATTACAATACGTAGAAAAGGCCCCGTCGTAGAAAAGGCATTAGTAGAAGTCTTCAGTTTTAAAACTAACATTTTACAACACCACATGAAAACACAAAGTAGAAAGTAAAGTGACAGAGCCAAGGATGATTTGCCTGACCGATGAAGCTCGATCGATATTGCGTGGTCCAGTTCCACCTCTCACCGGACCACTGGAGCTCGGCCCATGTTTGCAGGGCCTGCCAGGAACAACTGCGCTTCCGGCTGCCTGCTAACACTGTTGCTTGACAAGGACGTCCGATCCGAGCAGGTTGTGATTGAAGATGCATTGCCAGCTGTTCTCAAGAGATGACTTTCAACCTTGGATGCATCCTTGCTGGGGTCTGAGCTAGAATGCGCGCCGGTGGCAACTTCAGCATTAGATTGTTCAAACTGCTTGGTGCTCAGGAATCGTCCCCCGGAACCCCTGACCCTATTCAAAGCATGGCGATGGCGAGACTCGTGTAGATATGGCTGAAAAGAAAGAGAATCAATATATTTTGCAGAATTCTTTCATTTCGTGCATACAAGATTACTGAACAAAAGCAAAGCTACCATCACCATGCTATAGAGCATACCTTACGATTTTTTATTAGTTTGTTCTGAGCCTCAAGCTTTGCTCGCGACTGACGCCTTCTCAGTATACCGTGGTATTGTTTTGCATTGACATAAACGGGGCCTTCCTCGGCAAGATCAAGTGGTAAAGCAACTCTAGTGGATTGCAATCCTAGCATCTGGGGCAACATTTGGGGTTGATTCTATAATATTTTAAGCAAACAGTGAAATCATATTAAAACATGATACTAGCAAAatcaagacaaaaaaaaaagtaatgggAATTACAATCACTAAAATCCGAAATCCCAAGTGCACTTACAATACCCTGTGGTCCATAAGCAACAAATGAACCGGCGAAAAGGGGATCTTCGTAAGAATAGGAACTATGAGCCTATAATTGAAAGACCAAAACTACTTAGCTTCTAAAAGGGTAAAGCGTGACAAATCGAAAAGGGTAAGTTTCACATACCATCGAGTAATCGCATTCAATTTGTGCACAATCGAATGCTGTATCCGGATAATTGAGCGAGAGAAACGGTTTCATCTAATCTTCAACATCAAAGCCACTAGTCAAAATTCGTAAGTTGACTTGAGAAAATGGTTTCAATGTTAATACACAAAGATAAGTTCACCCCAGTCAATATACACAGTTGTTCACAAAATAAATCCATTAACAGACCTCAAATACAATAACAAATAGAATCAGCTTAGATGctttaaaattagaaagaaagtTATGGAAAAGAATTATCTAGATGAATCTACTCCCACTTCCTAAACAAGAGAATCTACTACTCCCATAATTGTACGGCTTGACTGCGACGTAGTGAAATAGTGAAAGAACAAAAAGAATAACAAAAGCAATGTTTTATCTCACTAGACAATAACAAAAGATAAAGTCTTATCTTGTCATAGACCATCTCAGAATGCATCTATCACAAATATAGCATGCCGTCAgcagtgaaaaagggaacaaagaatgcatgcaattTTAGCTAAGTTTTAAGTTCACGTGATTAAATTTTCTCAGTCCTCAAATCCTTATATGTACCTCTTATTTGTCTAGTCCTTTCAGTTTTGCATTTTATTAGTCACTTAATTTACTACTAATCGCAAATAATTGTCCTTTCAGTGATCCTAAACAATAACAAAATGCATTGAGATTTTGCCAAGTAGCGTTAAATCAATTGGCTAATTAAGATTGGGAATAGAAATGATGGGAAATAACTATTATAATGACAAACTATTAATAATATGTATTCTACATAATATTTTCACCTTGCATTAAAAAGAGGAATATTTTAATGGAAAATTTCAAATTACTCATTCATGTACGGCTCATCATTATAGCCTCCATTCTCCAAATATTCACCTTGGAAAGACCATCTTAAAATCAACACCCAATGAGAAATTaccaaaaaacaaaaatcttCCAAAGAGTAAATTATTCATTATTGTAAATACGACAACAATCACCGAATGGAAGAATTTGCGAATCCTTTCATTTGTCTTTCATTAGATTGATTATCTGGCATGTTCTTATGATTTTTCACTTTGTTCTTATGCCATTTGTTTTCTTGTTGTATTTCTTTATGACCATAGAAGTCATCATCTTGGAGTTTCTAGACAAATATGGCACTTGGAAATTGGGATTATATTATATTGTAAAAGATAAGAGAAGAgattgctttgatgttttggtttattttttgaGTGACATTTTTTGGTATTGACTATGcttttttatttatcatatatACTCTTTCCTTATTACTTTATTTCGACGATCAAAGAatataaagattaaagaagaaaaaaagaataaagaaaccTCCCAAAATATGCAAACCTTTTTTCCCTGCCCAAAACACAGAAGGAGAAAGAACATAGGAAAGAGATATGACACAGCaatttaaaattaagagaaaaaaagaaaaagaaaaagcttttaCTACCTCAGAAGCAATTCTTCCAAATTTTAAGTGAGTAATGACCTAAACAGCAAGACATAGGTGACCTCAAACTCCACATGCAAAAGGGAAACATGTTAAAGCACCTAGACCATACTAACACTTGGATCCCACATACATAAAATCAAATCACAAAACAAGGCAAAGGCAAAGGAAAGAAACGCAGCCAAAAATAGAGGAAAACGAAAAGAAGGCACACCGATAAAAGAacaaaaagcaaataataaataaataaataaataaagaataaaggCAGCTCACAGAGgggaatgaaaaataaaagaaaaggatgaGTATGTAGTGGAGAGACAAAGAGGATAAGTGAAGTGAAGTAAAGTGAAGGGAAGTACCGTTTGGGAAGTGGGAAAGTaggaatgaagaaggagaaagtgcAAGTACAATGACTACTGTTGTTGGGTTCAAGTTGGGCATGTCTCCTCTCCTGAaacccctctttctctctctcactcacccaCCCTTCAAATGTACTGTCATTCTCTCCCCTGTTTCTCACTCTCTAGAGTCTAGAatgctctcttctctctctcttccttatTGACTGTTGGGGACGGATATTTTGGCATAAATgcaaattttcaaataataatacttACATATTCGTCTCAGGGTTTGTTCTGTTGTTCTtttttactctcttctttttacTTCTATTATTCCATAAGCTTTAAAATCCAATCGGTTATTGAATGAGTAccattaaaattttagtaattcaaaatttcaatcaaaattcaactatcaataaattaaaataataaaatatatatttatatataaaaatatatatattttttaaaaaattattattttaaattgattatataaaactctaataaatattgaataattaattaataaattaattataagtaaagaagattagaaaattagaaatttataatttgaagaaTTATTAGTGAAAAAACGCATACG
This genomic window contains:
- the LOC112790484 gene encoding nuclear transcription factor Y subunit A-3 isoform X2; the encoded protein is MKPFLSLNYPDTAFDCAQIECDYSMNQPQMLPQMLGLQSTRVALPLDLAEEGPVYVNAKQYHGILRRRQSRAKLEAQNKLIKNRKPYLHESRHRHALNRVRGSGGRFLSTKQFEQSNAEVATGAHSSSDPSKDASKVESHLLRTAGNASSITTCSDRTSLSSNSVSRQPEAQLFLAGPANMGRAPVVR
- the LOC112790484 gene encoding nuclear transcription factor Y subunit A-3 isoform X1 — encoded protein: MKPFLSLNYPDTAFDCAQIECDYSMAHSSYSYEDPLFAGSFVAYGPQGINQPQMLPQMLGLQSTRVALPLDLAEEGPVYVNAKQYHGILRRRQSRAKLEAQNKLIKNRKPYLHESRHRHALNRVRGSGGRFLSTKQFEQSNAEVATGAHSSSDPSKDASKVESHLLRTAGNASSITTCSDRTSLSSNSVSRQPEAQLFLAGPANMGRAPVVR